From the genome of Vicia villosa cultivar HV-30 ecotype Madison, WI linkage group LG2, Vvil1.0, whole genome shotgun sequence, one region includes:
- the LOC131653657 gene encoding gamma-glutamyl hydrolase 2-like has protein sequence MSNAVVFFLFLITISHRVIFTNSHSEIVLPSQHHRDSLTSSSCPAPDPDLYYRPVIGILTHPGDGATGRLSNATDVSNIPASYVKFVEAAGARVIPLISTEPPETLLKKLELVNGVLFTGGWAKEGLYFENVKAIFKKALEKYDAGDYFPVYGICLGFELISMIISEDNNILEAFAARNEASSLQFVENTNIEGSVFQRFPPDLLKKMSTDCLAMQNHRCGISPSRLLGNEKLSSFFEILTTCTDENDKVYVSTVRARKYPVTGFQWHPEKNAFEWGSAKVPHTEDAIRVTQHIANFLVSEARKSLNRPVARKVLDNLIYNYKPTYGGKAGKGYDEVYLFE, from the exons ATGTCAAACGCCGTCGTTTTCTTCCTCTTCCTTATCACAATCTCCCACCGTGTTATCTTCACCAACTCCCACTCCGAAATCGTTCTCCCGAGTCAACACCACCGCGACTCGCTCACATCATCGAGTTGCCCCGCGCCTGACCCCGATCTATACTACCGACCAGTTATCGGAATTCTCACTCACCCCGGGGACGGTGCCACCGGTCGCCTCAGTAATGCTACTGACGTTTCCAACATCCCCGCCTCTTATGTTAAATTCGTTGAAGCTGCTGGTGCTAGAGTTATTCCCCTTATCTCTACTGAGCCACCGGAAACACTACTCAAG AAGCTTGAATTGGTGAATGGTGTTCTCTTCACTGGTGGATGGGCTAAGGAAGgtttatattttgaaaatgttAAAGCAATATTTAAG AAAGCTTTAGAGAAATATGATGCCGGAGACTATTTCCCCGTATATGGCATCTGCTTAGGCTTTGAACTTATATCGATGATCATTAGCGAG GATAATAATATTCTTGAAGCATTTGCAGCAAGAAATGAGGCAAGTAGCCTTCAGTTTGTGGAGAATACAAATATAGAAGGATCTGTATTTCAAAG ATTTCCTCCAGACTTGTTAAAGAAAATGAGTACAGATTGTCTTGCGATGCAAAATCATCGT TGTGGCATATCACCTTCAAGGCTCCTGGGCAATGAAAAGTTATCTAGTTTTTTCGAGATCTTGACAACTTGCACTGATGAAAATGATAAG GTTTATGTTTCCACAGTACGTGCACGTAAATATCCGGTGACTGGCTTCCAATGGCATCCAGAG AAAAATGCCTTCGAATGGGGCTCAGCAAAAGTTCCACACACAGAGGATGCCATTCGGGTAACTCAGCATATTGCAAATTTTTTGGTCAG TGAAGCGAGGAAATCCTTAAACAGACCAGTTGCTAGGAAAGTGTTAGACAATCTCATTTACAATTACAAGCCCACTTATGGTGGAAAGGCAGG GAAAGGATATGATGaagtttatttatttgaataa
- the LOC131647994 gene encoding gamma-glutamyl hydrolase 2-like, translated as MLNCVVLFIFVEFFQCFLSANCHSGVILPTQLHRVSSPSLSPNLDYQPVIGILSHPGDGASGRISNAMEASFIHASYVKLVEAAGGRVVPLIYNEPQEKLLKKLELVNGVLFTGGWIKDGPYFETVERVFKKALEKNDAGDHFPLYAICLGFQLITLIISQDDNILEKFKAQNQASTLQFVENAHIEGTVFQRFPPDLLKKLSTDSLVMQNHAYGISPAKFLGNEKLSSFFKILTTCKDEEDKVYVSTVQSRKYPVTGFQWHPEKNAFVWGSSKIPHTQEAIQTTQYVANFLVSEASKSLNRPVAQELFDNLIYNHCPTFYAKEGKAYDEVYIFA; from the exons ATGTTAAACTGCGTCGTTTTGTTTATCTTTGTTGAGTTCTTCCAATGCTTTCTCTCCGCCAACTGCCACTCTGGAGTCATTCTCCCGACTCAACTCCACCGTGTGAGTAGTCCATCGCTTAGCCCTAACCTCGACTACCAACCGGTGATCGGAATTCTCAGCCACCCTGGGGATGGCGCTTCTGGCCGCATTAGTAATGCTATGGAAGCTTCATTTATTCACGCATCGTATGTTAAGCTTGTGGAGGCTGCCGGAGGTAGAGTTGTTCCTCTCATTTATAATGAGCCACAGGAGAAGCTTCTCAAG AAGCTGGAATTGGTAAATGGGGTTCTCTTCACTGGTGGATGGATTAAAGATGGTCCATATTTTGAAACAGTTGAAAGAGTATTTAAG AAAGCTTTAGAGAAAAATGATGCTGGAGACCATTTTCCATTATATGCCATCTGCTTAGGATTTCAACTTATAACATTGATCATAAGTCAG GACGACAATATTCTTGAAAAATTTAAAGCACAAAATCAAGCAAGCACTCTTCAATTTGTCGAGAACGCGCATATTGAAGGGACTGTATTTCAAAG ATTTCCTCCAGACTTGTTAAAGAAGTTGAGTACAGATTCTCTAGTTATGCAAAATCATGCT TATGGCATATCCCCAGCAAAGTTTCTTGGTAATGAAAAGTTGTCAAGTTTTTTCAAGATCTTGACAACTTGcaaagacgaagaagacaag GTTTATGTTTCCACGGTACAGTCAAGAAAATATCCGGTGACCGGCTTCCAATGGCATCCAGAG AAAAATGCATTTGTATGGGGCTCATCAAAAATTCCACACACACAGGAAGCCATTCAGACAACTCAGTATGTTGCAAACTTTTTGGTCAG TGAAGCTAGTAAATCCTTAAACAGACCAGTTGCTCAAGAATTGTTTGACAATCTCATTTACAATCACTGTCCAACTTTTTACGCGAAGGAAGG GAAAGCATATGATGAAGTTTATATATTTGCATAA